The Anabas testudineus chromosome 1, fAnaTes1.2, whole genome shotgun sequence genomic sequence gagtagccacagtcccaaagtgtctccatttgtagattgtttgtctaactgtatACTGGTAAATTTCTAAAGAGTTTGACGTCACTTTTTAAccatttccagctttatgtaaatcaacaatgcttgattgtagatcctctgaaagctccttttggcgaggcatggctcacaaaAGCATATTCCTTTTGAGCAAACTTAGAAAGTTTGAGTAGCTCTATACAACAGCTCCAAATTTTACTAATTTTCTAACCCTAACTCTGAGGGTTCACGTACTTTTTCCTCTATCACTATGagatttttactgtttttttctcaataataggtttcacatactttttctttccactatctgtgtatatgtatgtattaatcGGATTGTTCTCATCAGGAGTCACGAATTTGCCTCCTACAGAGTTAGCAAAAGGCTCAAATACTAGATATAACTTTTTATTGGATGATGATTTTGCTCTCCAACTGTTGGATGGGTACAGTTAAAAGAATCTTTTTAGCAGCAGTTTTTGCAATATTACCTTAAACATTGCtgcattgttgtttttgctgcccCCAAGCGACAggataaatgtgtattttgttatttttaaaggtTACTCCTATGGGAGTTTATTGAGCCTAACTACCTTCTTGGTTATTGTTAATCTATctgttattgtattattaataagtttgtgtgtttgtgctgcaggtgGATCTGCTGTGTGGCCATGCTTTGCATGGTCGTCTTGGTGTTGGCTTTCAACATCCTCGGACTTATGTGTGGCATCTGTGGCTACGACAAGCAAGCTTCACCTACAACCCGAGGATGCCTTTCAAACACAGGCGGCAACCTGCTGATGGCGTACGTCACCAACTCCACTCTTActgtcttttgtatttttgtttgatgcatgaagttaaaacattaaaaagaactGCAGTCGATTTAAATGATGAATCATCTGTGCTGTGAGGTTTTCCTGCTATGGCTGAGTCAAACGTGCTGTGAGAAAGATTTACAGAGAAGTAATAGAGAATATAAGATAACTGatgtccctctctctttttcagtgGGGTGGGCTTCTCCTTTATCTTTGCCTGGGTGCTGATGGGCATCGTGAGCACCTTGTTTATTGTTGGTGGCAACGTGGAGAAGCTGGTGTGTGAACCTCTGGCTAACCGACAGCTTTTCAAGGTGCTGCGTACAAACGCTCTGTCTCTACTTGTGTTTCTATTGAAGAGACTTTAATCTGAGCTGGAGATTATTACATAATGcacagcactgctgctctgttctgaTGAATACTGTACGTGTGCGTTTGTAGATTATAGACACTCCATTCCTGGTTCATCCTTCCAAGAAGAACTTCCTCCCTGGGCTGCTGTTTCAGAATCCAAACATCGACTTGACTTTGGGAAGCATGTACAGGTAATAAGCCAACAGCTAATACatgttaataatataattctttttattgtaatttatttctacttttacatttatattgtgattattttttttgtttttttatagacAATGTCATGAGAACAATGGTCTGTACCACGCTCTGCAGTTGGAGACCATGTTCAACATCAACTCCTTCCTCAACAGAACTGTGGTATGTTACTATGGCGACCACCACATCCCATGTTGTCTCTCTGCCACTGTTTCATTggttcattttattattattattattattgttgttgttgttgttgctgtatctatttttcttgtattatacttgtctacctgtcctttgtgttgtgtttattggGCACATTCAATTCTTTGATACTTGTGAATAAACGTGGTTCTTATTGTGATTCACAGTATAACAAAGATCTGGCCCAAGTGTTTGAGAGTGTGCAGGTGGACCTACAGGACATCACACTGCTGGAGCAGGCCGGCAGAGACAACCTCATCAACTTCGCCAACTCTGGAATTGGACAGATTGACTATGAGGCACACCTCACTGAGGTAATACGAGAGCGTTTGTGCACAATCTTAGTTAATCTTACACAACTACACCAACTCTAGAGGGACCCTTAGGTAAAAATTaagaatttaaaacataaaaccataaaacacaATGATAATGATACAAAAGTATCTTTAAAAACCTCTCTCATGCACATATGTTTTGTTTCAGGTAAATAAGGGAGTCACTCTTGTGGATCTGTTGTCGTTCTCTACTGACCTGGAGGCTCAGGCTGACCAGCTGGTGAGTCTCATCATTACTGAGCTGTCTGATCtccccaaacacacacgtgTAACTCAGTGTAGAAACTGAACCATGTGCATCTACAACAAATTGCTGTTCGCTcagtcattttgtgtctgagtttgtttgtttgtttgtttgtttgtttgtttgtttgtttgtttgcagccaCGTGGTGCTCTGGAGAATGCACTGAAAGGACACGCCAGCAGTATCAGACAGATTCACAGAGACCAGGTGGTGCCCTTGGAGCAAGCAATGGTAATCACCCCTTCCACGTCACGGACACACACAATCCGAATAAACAACGCAATTAAACACTAGAAGGAATGATGATGTGCAGCAGTATAATGGACTGAGAGAttgaaaatgatcaaaataatcacattaaatagattaaagttggctttttctgcctttattgTAGAGACAACACTTGTTGAGAagtgtttttatcttctttacATTCTcacctctttcctcttcttccttttccttcatAAAATGGTGACAGAAATATGTCAGAGCGCGGGTAAGCCGCTGTTGATGCCGTGACGGCCCTCTGgctatgttttgtgtgtgtgtgggtgtttttatAGCAGTGTGGTGTTGTTGTGGCACCAGTGACGTGATGTGATGGCGTACTTGTAACTGAGCACCCACATAATTGAACACAGTTTTGTATTCtaacagtttgtctttttcacaCAGACTACCCTGAGCCAGAGTATCAGACTGCTGCAGAGGATGTCCAGCGACCTGCCGGTGAGTTTGTGAATAGTTTGTGGTAACAAGCTTTCACATGAAAACAGTCTAAAACACATGTATCATAAAActgtccctctttctctctcaggtcAAAGTCACTAATATCCTGAGTGCCATTGATGCAGCAGAGTATCTCATCACGCATAATGCTTCGCATGTGGTGAAACAGGTACAAAAGTTTGTAACATCTTTGTATGACAGATGGTGTTTATAAAGGCACGTGTCTGTAATCCCTGTTCACATTAGGTTCACACTAGATTAGATttagtgtttctctttttgagATTCTCTTAAAAATCTGAGGTTCCACATAATGTTCTTCTAGTATCTTCggtaaataaaggtttttattataagTGTAGGAAAGGAATGAATTTTCCATTGCAGTTATTGAACGTTATTGTCAATAATGACAATCAAATCTTCTGTGGAAGCTCAACTGATGAGATTGTagagttgtatttttttatttcaacaattTACTAAATTCACTGTGGATCACTaggaatgaagaagaagaaccatGAAGAAATCTGTAGTTTGTGCTTAGAACAACTTAACATTTCAGAGCATGGAAGGACACTGAAGCTTCAACCTTAATCAGTTTTCAGTCACACACTTCCTAACTTCTCTTTTCTCATGCATTGCAGGAAACTAAGGGTTACACCCAGAGCTTGGTGGGATACTTCAAGCAGTACACAGAATGGGTTAAAAACTCTGTAAGCATTCTCCCagtgttctgtcttttctaaaGTCACAGGTTTATTGTTAGTATCAACTCTGTATAGGGGCAAATGTCAAAGTTGCTGTGACTGGaaattttacaaatataatgtttcagCAACTTCTGATTTTcacatttgttatttgtatAATGGATTTCTGTGTATATTTACTGCGTGTATTTCTACATGTGTATTTTTCCCTACAGTTGACCGCAGAGGTGGCTCAGTGTAAACCAATCAGTAACATTGTGGACAGCATGGAGATAGTAGGCTGCAGCTTCATAGTGGATTCAGTGGTAAGACACCAgatcactctgtgtgtgtgtgtgtgtgtgtgtgtgtgtgtgtgtgtgctgattcATTTCACAGCTGTATGTGCACTACATCTTCTCTACATGTATCtggatttcaacaacaaaaagaagcaTCTTTTTGACAGTTTGAAGGATGTTTTATGTATCAGTGCATGTGTACATGACTAAAATTAACAACTAGTTTGattatcataaataaaaataagaataagaacaTGTTTCAAGTTTATGTAATTTAacaatttgctgctttttttgtcttaaattattttaaactaGATGTAATACGACAAAACAAACCATTTCATTATGTAACTTATCTGGGAGATGGTGATGctttgacaaatgacaaatcagCACATACAATAATTTGCATATAAACTGgtaatatttgaatatttaaagataaaaaaggcaaaagaagaTTTTTTGCCTCGACATAACAATCAACTTATCaccaaaactgtgtttaaaagaaGCTATTTCCTTTTGTTGATAAATGTAACTAATTTGGATAATGTATCTAATTTTCAGAACACGTTCTGGTTCGGTCTGGGAGGCTGCTCCATCCTTCTGATACCCAGCATCATCTTCTCTGTCAAACTGGCAAAATACTACAGAAGGATGGACACAGAGGACGTCTTTGAAGAGTGAGTCCAAACAGACACCTACACATTTTGGATGTAGCCAAAATTCAGTCCTTTAGTCCTACTGTAGTTTTCTAAATCCTCTCAGTTACAGATCaaagtgaaattaattaatctttctcttctgtctttctctcattgtTTCATCTCCTTTGATTCTCTTCATATTTTTCCGTCatgttttttctgctctgtccagCTCCTCTTACCCGTGGCTCGTTGCACTTTGATGTTTATCTGTTATTCACTCATCCATGTTTCGTCCTCCTCCGCATGCCCACTCGTTGTTTGGTACGGGATACTTTGTCTTTGGATCTCATCTTTCTTCTCGTCTCTTTCCACTGGAATTCACGAGCATGATCTCTGCTTGAATGGATCCTTATTTCGTCACCACCTCtcatttattttcctcccttttGCTCGACTGTGTTTCCACCTGAGGATCACTCTGTCCTTGTTGCTTTCACCAACGTCTTTCCATTCTCCCTCTCACCAGTATGGGTAATACAGGTAATCAAGGTGACCAAAGGTGCGATGGAAACCTCACTGTGGTCAGGTACGAGCTGTGCCCACCAAACGTGCATGCTTGCATGGAGAGGAATTAAGCGGTGGAGGGATAGTTTGGTCTgcagacacaaataaatgtgcCACATGAGATTTTTCTGAAGATGATGAATCTGTGAATGATTCCCCAtatgtgtgaatgcatgtgtttgtgtgtgtacatatagtTCCCCCCGTTACGACACTCTGACTCTGTTCCCTCGGGCCTCTGCTCCCCCGAGCTACTCCGACTGGTGACGCTCTCCTTGCTGAAGAGGTATTATCAATAATAACCATCAACTAATCCACTTCTGACTGAAGGAACTATCTAACAACAACCAGCCACCAGTCTGACCTTTGCTAGGTGACTGATGTTTCCTTCCCTGTTTTCATGtcagtgtcttttcttttcctctactTCAACCTCCATCATTTTAACTGTTCGTGTTCATTCCAATAACTCAACTAGGAGGAATATCTTATATCCATCtcacacatttttcatgttcattCTTGGATTTCTTCATCGTGCTGGAGGAAGAATGAGTTGTTTCAGTGTAATCAAGTGTCAACATGTGTATCCTTTAAAAAATCTGAGTGAGTAACTAAACATGAAACTAgaacatcacatcatcatctcaTCCTGAGATTTTGTGCTTGattttaagaaacaaaacacacaaaagtatTAAGGTGAAGGCTCCGTCATTTATAGATGACACCAGGTTGAAAATTAAAGCcctgaaataaactgaaacagcCGATAACAGAAGTGGGAGCACGTTGACAGCTAATCCTCAGGATTTTGGAATAATTAGCATTCTGTGGTtgtcagtaatgttttgaatggTCTGGTACAGTATGATGTGACTGTAGCTTAGTAACACACTGCTGTTTTAGACCAACACAGGATTTTAAATTTTAGGCGTCAGGTGGGTGTAAATTAAAACCagagctgattttattttttctttttccacagcGGACAAGAGAACTGGAACTGAGCTTTTCCCATGATGTAAGTCCTGTTCTGATCTgtccttgtttctttttctctgataTGACACAGCACAATACTACTTTACAGTCCCTTGACTGTAAAattcacacacagtacacatataATGCACGGTATATTCCCTGAATCCAGATCAgttatgttatttatgtattgtataatatgtaaataatagCACACTGTGCGACAAATTGCAGGATTTTTCTGACGGCCTCTCCTCTTTTCCAGGATCACAGAACTTTCCAGCATTTCAGACCATGTAACACTTGGACAAAAGGGAAGAATGACAACAATCAGAAGCTGTGTGTTGAGGGCATCACACCCCCGTCTACCCCTTCAAGCCATTTGACCAGAACCTCTGATCAGCCAACTGTAATTTATCTCTCATATACACCAGCACCACAGTCCTTCTAGTGTTTGATACTGCACATTAACACGTCAGAGCATAGTTTGACCTGTAGACGATGAATTTGTACTTTAACTGTTTCAACAGGGTGACACAAGTGTACATTTTTTACGCTTTCAAAACTTTTGaaagttttatatatttttgttaatgtttgttttataacaTGTAAGTCTTTTCTTCCTAGGAGTAgatattttacttctttttgTGAATATTTCTAATGTAGCTTGCACCATTTTGACTCAACAAGTTGCACTGACCAGGTAGATTTTCATGgtatagtttgacattttgggaactaaacatgttttaaacatgcttttttttgttgagtgttagatgagaagattgatacaactattatatttattgtgttgattaAAATTAGATTCTAATAAATGAGATTTAGAGGTTGCCTGTGTGCAAAGCTAAGCTAATCGTCTCTGCAGTCTAATGATTCCTGTTAAGAGTACCTAATTTTAAACTCTCTGCACCGAAGTGTAtgtttctcaaaatgtcaaacttctCCTTTAAATACTGAATAAGGAAACCGTCAGTTTCTCCATACTAATACATGAGACAACATGTTACTGGCTACAACAAGGTTTAAAGACAgctaacaaacacaatattgtGTCTTAGGCATTTCTCGCCCGACCATTAGTGAAGCCCTAGATGCTTGTATTTTCAGAGgattatgtttttcttcaacATCTTGTGGTTTGGGGAATAAAACTCCCAGAAGTCTCTGTGGTGTCAGAGGTCAGGATGAGGAACACAGGAAAAATCTAGCTGGAGTTTGTGGTGGGGGTACaaatctgtgtaaaataaaaacttcactgtgtgaagtgtctgctgtgtttttctttcacatttacacagtgaCACGTAAACTCGAGCAAAAATACACCAGCTGTTAGAACTGGTTTCAGTTTTGTGcttttaaagtgaataaatcGCCCACATGACATTCAAGTAATATGCAGAgtcacttgcacacacacacacacacacacacacacacacacacacacacacacacacataaggtTCAGGTTTGTTTTGGGGTTTGCTGACAGGTTTGCAGTGGGGGCTTTAGCAGGAGCCGAGGTGGCATGACACTGCTGCATCCTATCAGAAGAGACCTACTCTGACTGAACATCttttgcagacacacacgtCATCTTGATTTTGCATTCCCAGAGTCTTTAATGGGAAACTTTTCTCTTCTGCCGCCATACTGATGTTTATAGGCGCTAATTTTGCTGAATGCGTTGCACACAGTCATCTTCCACTTTGCGTCCATATCAGCTAGTCGGTATTAGATATTTACgtctttttaaagacatttctgtAGCTTAAGTTGAAACTGAGCTTTATTTCTGTCTTAATTTACGTTTCTGTTGTGTTATACAGCTTGGCTGCGTCCCGTCTGTATATGTGGTTCCTCCTTTAAGCAGATTTTtggaaatatgcttatttacTTTCTggtgaaaagtaaaataagaacATGGATAGCACTTCTTTGTTTGACAGTCAGCTtagcagtaaaaataaataaactttaagcAGGGACACAGAACAACTATTATGTTAATCTGTAGAAAATCAGTGGTGTAAAAATACAAGTTGCAGTTTTTATGGGCGTTACGTGCAGAGTCAGAGTAGAAAATAGTTCCCCAGAAACCCAAAACATTTGTATGAAtaaagcaaaacacataaaatgtgttcattagtTATAAGAGTGGCTgatctttttacatttagttcCTGGCTTGCTGGTACCCCTCTATCTGGTTTTTCTTGAGCTAACATAACAATTTGGCCATGAATTAATCAAAACTAAACctaaattcattaattaaaaaaactgttttaatcattttacttAAAACGTTTCACTCAATCACCAGCTGCGTCACTAAACAGCCAAGCTTTTGTATATGTTTCTCAATTTGATGTTTCAAACCACTTCTCTTTTGAGAAGTGGGTGTTAATGTGGGATTTACAGAAATACTTAATATACTTACTTATTCAAATCCAAGACCGCATGTTTATAAAGTTGCATCATTCCTCCAAACTGAAATTTATACAATTTCTCTAACATTTCACCACAATTTCgatgttaaaaagaaaatgacgaTGATTTTATTCTTACAGGGTCATAGATCAACTTTTAACTCTCTCAGATAATAACTTCACTAATGTAATTTGGCTCTGGACCTTTACtcgtctcctcctctgcccccATCAATGGTCAAAGAACCTCTTATATGCGATTATATAATGTCTCCCAACTCGTTTGCACAACATGTGGCTTCCTGTGTGTGCGCTCTGtcagcccccccccctcttctCCCACAGACTTGTTGACTGCTTCTCCTTTCCCTGTTTCCTCCCTCAGTTTATGTTCTTCCCTCCATCCCATCCATCATTTTTTTAGCCTGATGTGGCCACttggtgtgcgtgtgtgtgtttgagggaggGTTCAGTGCTGGAGGAGGAGTCCTTCTGCTCACCCGAATAATACCTTCTTTGTGAGCTTCAGTGTTAAAAAGCCACGCTCCGACGCTTCATGCCCTTGCGCACCTTAACCCTCTGCACGGACGCAACCCATACTCACCGTCCATCACTATCACACCGAACACCACCATGATCACCAGGATGAGAgtaatgctgctgtttctggCAGCAGCTGTTTACGCGTCGAACGCTCAGACTAAcgacaacaagcagcagcagcaacaacaaggCAGCATTTTGGATGAGCCCATCACATTCAGCACCAAGACCAAGGACTCCTGTGGCATGGTGGTGTCTGCAGTCGGGAACTATACTCGCCTGCGTGTCTCCTGCAGAGGTCAAAGCCAAGGCCAGACCCCGGGACGCTCCTACTACTGTGACTTCCAGGGAAAACCGAGCACATGTCGCGCCTACAACCTCAACCCTCGTCGCTACTTCCTCCAGATAATGTGGGAGCTGAGGAAGCTGAGCCACGCCTGCCAGGGAGCCAAAATCTATCGCCCTCAGATGTGTAAGAAACACTCAGATGAGGCCCAAATGACCTTTTTGGCCTCCAGGCCCAAGGCTACCAAGCCCTCTAAGCCAGACCAAACTAAACCCGTCACTACACCTAAACCTGGGAAGCCCAAATCAGGCAAGGGCCCCCAGCCCGGGATAACAAATCACAAGCCTGCGAAGACCACAACTCATCCTACAGAGCAGCCGGACACCGCAGCTTCCCGCCTCGCCTCTGAGTACTGCTGGAAGAGCCTCCAGGGCGTCTGCACCTACTTCATCAGCTGGTTCCAGGAGTGAAGCTGCGAACACAGGTGAGGGGAAAGGGGAAAGAGAAAGTTTAGCAATAGCAAGACAGAAAAAGTTAGAgggaaaaaaggggggaaaacaCTCAAATTAGCGATTGTTTTTGTGGCTGATTTAAAATGAGGTAAAAGTGCCCAATGTCaaaaatcaaatgttaaaaatccCAGCTAATTTAAAGTCTATCTCTGATGTTCTGTCGTAGTTTATCTCTGTGCAGCCTAACCACTCTTGGAAACAAACTTTatctcacacacattttaaaaacatccttctttttttattccaggTTGGAAACACTTGTCGTGAACCAGGATCTGTGTGGGAGCCGCTAGAGTCATTTCACCACCTTGTGTGGTCCGACTCCCCACACTGCAACATCTTTACAGGCTGAGACAAATACACTCAACCCCATACCTGTGTGCGGTTAGTGGGTCACTGCTTGTAGTGCATATGTCatatttaaactgaaatgaTGGCACGCATGTGATTCTGTTTGTACATGATGTAAAATTTCCTTCCACATGTCACGTAAATGTTGAAACATGTATTTCAggattaaaaacagaaagataaagagaatAAAGTCAGAGTGTTGACGTCTCCTTTTCAGCTGTGTCGCTCTGTTTGGTCTTCTAAGCTGGAACAAGCAGCAAGTGTTCACACGCCTTTATTCAAAGGAGTCCTTGTTTCTTCTCATAACAACATATCTGCTGCCTGAGGAAGTTGTTAACGTACAGACACGGTCAGAGTGAACCCAGACTGTGCTAAAGATAATACAGCTCAGTCTGAGCAGAGCTAAACACTTCGTTATGCGAGCTGATGAATCGAGTCTTAAGAGCTACCGTGTGCGGGTAACAGAGGAGGTCTGTGTGGAGTCCAAAGAGTGGAAACAAATGTGGCCGCCACTGAAGCTGCTTGTGTGGTTTCATCTCTCTTAACAATCTGGCTTAACAGAGTCATGCTGCAGCAAAAcattgtacaaacacacacatgcgttTTAAGCCCTGATGTTTCCAAAGGTGCCAAAAATGTTAGGACGGTGGGACAAGCTGACACAGATGTATGAAAACTTGTGATACcaaaatgtggttttaaaagGACTGAAACGTTACGTAGTTTGGTTGAAATGCttgcaacacagaaaaatagGTCTTTCTTCAACTACAACTTCAGATTATTTGTGGTAACATCAGTCAAGAAgtctcacaaacaaacaaaaaagagacacaTTAATATGTAGGTTCTTTAAGTGTCTAGTGCACTCACCTCAGAGAGACCAAATCTCAGagataaaaattaattttaaatgagtgCAATGGAGGGTGAGGTCTTGTAGATAATCCAAATACATCGGGATAGGAGCACTGTGACCAGCAGAGAGGATAAGAAAATGAGACAgactcattaaataaaacaagtgaataTTTAACTGTGcgttaaaaacagaaaacaggagctgcaaaaatgcaaaacaaaagaaattaacatGTATAAGTCTGAAAAAGTTGATATATCTGTTGCAACAAATATGTGGAAATAAGATTGCTCTTTAAAAAGAACAGATACGTTACAGTTTTATGAATAAAacttcaacaaaaacaaactttaatgaACTTAAACAAATTAATCTCAAATGAAACATACATGCACCGCTGCTTTAAAAACATACTGATCAGCATTTGTTTCCTGTTGATTCCTGCATTCATTCACAGGCTCGATGAGTTCCACACGTCTCTCTCTGATCACCACAGGATGGAGCTGCTGAGCAGGGAGAAAAATGATGATGGTCCAGCTAAGGGGTCTAAAACTCAATCTGATCctcacaaactacacacacacacacacacacacacacacacacacacacacagacagttgtTTGACAGTTATGACCTTTTACTGTCTTGCATTCATTCACTGGAGACCATATAATGTGACTGTTAACCTCCTTGGTCACTCTGATTAACACGCACACAGCTCTCCTGCTACTGTTTACTTACAGTGACTCACAGCAACATGTACGATTACTGGACACGAGCCACATCCTTGTTATGAGGTGTCTTTTTTCTTATGGGAATGAAAAGAGATTTATTGAGTGTGTTTATTGGTGTTTCACATCTGGTGTGAAGGGTTCCAGTAAAGCAAACCCTACATGCATCTAACCAGAACACCTGAGTGGACCAAAGTGTTTAGTCTTTAAACTTTAATGATCAGAGAcacgtgtaaaaaaaaatcaccttaCAAAGCATGTATTATTGAACAGGGGTTTTATAGAGAAGATAAGAAAACTGGTTGGAAGTGCTGATGTGGGAGCTGTGTGTATAAAAATTAACTTCTCTGACAGAAGTCTGCGTCATTTCTTCTTGACACTTAAAGTTAAATCCATAAAGGACGTCAAAGAATTACCTGCAGAGATTTAGATTTTAGTAAAGGTGTTAATGTTCTAGTGAAACAAAACACCTCAAGGAGATGAAGACATCTGCTGTAAAGACCTGGTGCATCACCAGGAAAGAAATGTCCAGAGGATCCAGACCAGCAAAACATCCACAGCTACACATTAAAACTCATTCTGTGctgactgtttgttttgcttcagtcttttctttcagtTAACAGGTTGTgttgcttctgttgttttcccATAGATTTGGGATTTCCGGGTTGTGTCTGGCTTATATAACGTGATAATCTGTCGTGTTACAGTTCTTCAGATGTGCAGACACATGGGGCCATCATCACTTCGCATTTACACTCTCTTTGATCGTATGGTGAGAGGCGGGGAGGGGGGCGCAGCTTGGACACGTCAGGTCCGGCCAGGAACCACTTATCCATCCCACAGAATCCATACAGCCCGACACTGTGTTCGGTGGATCGGTGAGTTTCGGGAGGGAAAGGTGGGCGTGCCGCAGTATGAAAGCCATGTGCGCGACCGCACAGAGCCACAAGGCGCAGCTTTACGCACAGGAACACCTGTTCAGGTAGGTTCTTTGGTTTTAACAGTGTTGTGTTCAGACTGATCAGGCCAGATCAGGTTTGTCAGTGCgtaaaacaactttatttgaAGGTTAAGGTTAATGTACAGTCGCTGTAAGAACGTGTTATTGGCCTTTAGAGGAGATTTTGATCTTTAACCTGTGACCTGTGaactcctcctctgtgttttcaggtgaTAATTCATCATGCTGCTGCTCAGGACTTTCGCTCCCTGGTTGCTGCTGGTCTTCCT encodes the following:
- the fgfbp2b gene encoding fibroblast growth factor-binding protein 2b, whose product is MITRMRVMLLFLAAAVYASNAQTNDNKQQQQQQGSILDEPITFSTKTKDSCGMVVSAVGNYTRLRVSCRGQSQGQTPGRSYYCDFQGKPSTCRAYNLNPRRYFLQIMWELRKLSHACQGAKIYRPQMCKKHSDEAQMTFLASRPKATKPSKPDQTKPVTTPKPGKPKSGKGPQPGITNHKPAKTTTHPTEQPDTAASRLASEYCWKSLQGVCTYFISWFQE